One Arachis hypogaea cultivar Tifrunner chromosome 2, arahy.Tifrunner.gnm2.J5K5, whole genome shotgun sequence genomic window, cgtgtaaagaaataaaattaaaattagtgcatTCAAAGATATTgatcatttttaatttataaaaaagagCAAAATATGAATGCATGAACTAATTTGGTGTACGATATTTAATTTTAAGGACcaaaattttagagactaaaatgagtcatCTAGTGGCTAGTCCAAAGTCAGAGACCAATTTGGTGCACCTGCAATGACGACATGAAGATGACACGTGGATGAATAAGTATTGTGACACGTAGACAAATAATATTGTACATATCGCATTATCATCCACACTAGCATGCCACGTATTACTAACTACCTTCATCGTACCATGATACGTGTCCAAACCACGATGGGACACTTCATTTATGGTTTATGTCATCAAGCCATATCAATATATTGTTAACAGAAAACTGGTTAATTACTAATGTAGTACTTTTTTGTCAATCTCAAAGACGTAATTGATTAATGATAATTTTAGTGCACGAcatctaattttaaaaatcactTTGAGACTTTAATCTTTGTTTTTCACATCCAATAaaacatttattaaaaaaaatgttagaacTCTTTCCATTTCAAAAAAGTTAACATAAaacttttttcttaattatttttaaaaaggttGTTTATGCCTGTTGTTGAAAGGATTTCAATATCTTTTATCACATGGTACTATCATCCATCTCAATGTATCACCTATTACTATCtgttttattagtattttattataCATAGttaaattatattctaacatgtagTATTGACCATATATGTCATCATGCCACATCATCATATCGTTAAGAGAAAATAATCAAAAAACTAACATTTGTATTGaccaatttaaatattaattctaTGATTAGAAGTTAAGGCTCAAAAGCAAAATTAATTAAACCTCATCCAAAATGAGCACTTTTTATTggttattattgttttttatttaggTGTGAAAAATTCCTTGCATTATTAAACTTACGCCTCTCATTTTCCAGCAGTTTGTCACCGCTTAAACTTTGAATAAATGATCATTTGTATTCATGAGAGATAAAAACGCTGACATTTGTACCTATGATAGCTCGAAACTAACCTTGTACCCATGAGAGATGCtgtccgtgtgacaaaagtgTCCCGCCTTGGATCTGAGCTTGGTTCGTGCCTTTCCGAACCTACGTGGCACTCCCAAACCCTCCCCCAATCTGAGCCAAccattcaccatcatcatcttcatcttcttcaccatcaccatcaccataacCTCCATAACCTCCATCACCATCACCTCAGCACCGTCACAGCCACCTCCCTTCACCACAACCTCCGGCGACAACCCACACCGCCGcgcccctttctcttcttcttcccctcttctcacctcCGCTAAGCCCAGAAACCACAGCGCCATTTTCAGTGTATCCAATGATCATCAAGTGCCAAGAACTCATGTTTCTCTCTAGCATTCGATCAAACACCTTGCGTGCAATATTCATGTTACCACATTTTCCATACATTCCAATCAACCTATTGTTCAATTCAACCTCCCCTCGAAACCTCGATCTTCTCAAGAACTCATGAACCCTTTTCCCATACTCAAGCGACCTCATACCCTCGCACAAATTCAACATGGCGAGAAAAACACCATAATCAGCAGTAGAACCTTGACCCATGAGTTCCAAAGCTTCAGCAAGCTTACCCTCTTCGCACAACTCAATCAAATTAACGGTCAGGGTGGTTGCATCAAACAGCGCGTTTTGGTGGTTCTGGTCGACCCTATTATGAGTATTATCAAGTTTGGGTTTTGGTTCTCTGGGAAGATTCTCCTTCCGTGAAGTTTGGGTCTTTTGAGCGAAACGACCAATGAGGGTGGCGTTTTTACGGCGGGGTTGGACCTTGTTGCTATTGGTGGTGGGGTTCTTGGAATCGAAAACGGCGTAGGAACATAGAGGAGTGGAAGGGAGAGAGCAATTGGAGGGCTTCGGAGGAGAGAAGTGTGAAAATTTGGAATGGGATGAGATGACAGTGTTTAATTTGCGGGGAACGGGTCCCAGTGACGTCATTGATGAGTGGAGTTTGAGCTCCATGGAGTTCTGATTTTGGAGGCTGTGtggaacaattgcagaagaataaTTTTCCATCCCCTGCATTTTTTCCTGAGTTCTGTTTCTTTCATTGTATTGCTTTTAGTTCATTTTGCTTAATTTGGttagttagaaatgcatgttaGTAGATTTAggtgtgttttgattcatgctGGTATTTGAAAATTTTGCTGTTTTGGTGGAGAGGAGGAGCTGGCGCTGTGATTTCTGGGCTCAgcagatgtgagaagaggggaagaagaagagaaaggggcgCGACGGTGTGGGTTGTTGCCGGAGGTTATCGTGAAGGGAGGTGGCTATGGCGGTGCTGAGGTGATGGTGATGGAGGTTATGGAGgttatggtgatggtgatggtgaagaagatgaagatgatgatggtgaatggTTGGCTCAGATTGGGGGGAGGGATTGGGAGTGCCACGTAGGTTCGGAAAGGCACGAACCAAGCTCAGATCCAAGGCggggtacttttgtcacacggacaGCATCTTTCATGAGTACAAGGTTAGTTTCGAGCCATTATAGGTATAAATGTAAGCGTTTTCATCTCTCATGGGTACAAATAGTCATTTATTCCTCAAACTTTTTTTAAGaagtaaataaaaaactaactgaaaaattttaaaaagaaaaagaacgatAGACAAAATTACCACGAAGACACACGGCTCACGCAGAGAGAgttaaaaaaagttttcaaatatACCCGCGAAATTtcaaacagagagagagagagagagggcacAAGACGGAAAAAGCTTCCGAAACCAACAATGTCATCGTCGTTCCCCAGCTGCGATGAAAGATCGGTTGCATCTGCTCTTCTTCTGCTCCAAACCACTTCTCCGACTCTTTCCTTCTCCACTCCAAAGTAACCGTCACAAGCTCACTGTTGATCTTCATCATCCGTCGACGTTTTCATCTTCGCTCTGTTTTTTTGCTCTGCAGGTCAAGCTCTGATTCCAAATATTCGGTTCCAGaaggaagcagaagcagaagcaagaGCTTTAGAGATCGCTCGGTTTCGTGTGCTTCCGATAGGATTTTAGCTTCGGCTTCTTCGGTCACAAACGACAATGGCGTTTCCTccggagaagaggaagaggagaagccgaTCAAACCGCGTTGCGTTTCGTTCCTCTCAGCCACCGCTCGTTACCATCAGATGAAGTTCAAGGTTGATTTACGTGTTATTCTCGTCAATTTTCTCTTTCAGATTTTGCTCTGTTTCGTTTTCTGTTCGGATCCGTTTTCCTTTTGGAATCAAGTTGCAGAACAAACAGTTCTTATCAATTGCTTTCGTTTTTCTCGATTGATTCCTGTTTTAGAATTccgtttcgttttttttttttttttttgttgaatcaAGAAGCGAAAGAAGTGCTGGTCAATTGCTTTCGTGTTACTTTGTTTGATGAACTTTTGGTTCAGTTCAAGTTTATGCGAAACCGATGAGGAAATTTAAGAATGCATGAAAGGCTTTGAGGAAAATTTGATCTCAGTTCTCTTTGATTGGATTTCCTCAGTGTTCATTTTAAAAATCATTGAAGTTCGATGTGAACGGAGCAAGGAAGAAACCTTTGAATTTTCAGATATTTATCTTTACGTGTTTGATTTTGATATAGCAACAATTTCTAATTTGGCTGAACTGAGGAATTCTTGAATCCTGAATTGTAAAAGATTGTGAGGAAGATCCGATCGAAGGTCATTTGGACAGCATCATGCTCCGGCCACCGGAAACCAAAGGCCAGTACGGCTTCGGAAGTATCCTCCGGTTCTCTCTCTGGTGACGCCTCGTCGAGTTTGTCCAGCAGCTCGAGCGCACGAAGCTTGCGCTACGCTAACAGAGTCAGA contains:
- the LOC112745470 gene encoding uncharacterized protein, whose amino-acid sequence is MSSSFPSCDERSVASALLLLQTTSPTLSFSTPKSSSDSKYSVPEGSRSRSKSFRDRSVSCASDRILASASSVTNDNGVSSGEEEEEKPIKPRCVSFLSATARYHQMKFKIVRKIRSKVIWTASCSGHRKPKASTASEVSSGSLSGDASSSLSSSSSARSLRYANRVRSKSVRVDAIRHEEEPPPQQQQQLKREKNARGSPHLRRRGEAILKLLTVGGCSELRIRQMLGDSPDTSKALRMLLRLEAVKRSGSGGRHDPYVYTITG